Proteins from one Nitrososphaerota archaeon genomic window:
- a CDS encoding UbiD family decarboxylase: MSLRSYLEKADVEVVDEEVSPDLEVADRLRKARKAVLFRKIRGYSGFSIAGNLVFSRSELASLLRVDVNGLAKRLASALSNPTKYRLVGNAPWLEAHHSKPDLASELPLTTFYKQHPKRYASATIVLAKDPESGRQNASIHRLMHLQGNRFAIRIVPRDLYTFYQKNKERGLDTVVVVICGLHPLICLAAATSHPSLDELEFANTLLNGELECFTLDGFNVPKEAEVVMKGRLLHLEEADEGPFVDLTGTWDAVRKQPILEVDELYHRSEPIWQVILPGGVEHRLLMGVPQEPRILAFVENAVPSVQNVVLSEGGCGWLHAVVSIKKMVEGDGKNAGLAALAAHPSLKMVIVVDDDIDIYDPLDVEWALATRFQPDRGLVVLSGVRGSSLDPSSNKSGVTSKWLIDATLPLDADRERFRKVRE, translated from the coding sequence TTGAGTCTAAGAAGCTACCTAGAAAAAGCCGATGTAGAAGTTGTGGATGAAGAAGTGTCTCCAGATCTAGAAGTAGCAGACCGCCTAAGGAAGGCAAGGAAAGCGGTCTTATTTAGGAAGATAAGAGGGTATAGCGGCTTCAGCATAGCTGGTAACCTGGTGTTTTCAAGAAGCGAGCTAGCATCCCTCCTGCGAGTAGATGTTAACGGCTTGGCAAAACGTTTAGCGTCTGCCCTATCTAACCCTACTAAGTATAGATTGGTTGGGAATGCGCCTTGGCTCGAAGCGCATCACAGTAAACCGGATTTGGCTTCCGAGCTTCCTTTAACTACCTTCTATAAGCAGCACCCAAAGAGATATGCCTCAGCGACCATAGTTTTAGCTAAGGACCCTGAATCAGGGCGGCAGAACGCTTCAATACATCGCTTGATGCATTTGCAGGGTAATAGGTTCGCGATCAGAATTGTGCCAAGAGATCTTTACACCTTCTATCAAAAGAATAAGGAGCGTGGTCTAGATACGGTAGTTGTTGTAATCTGTGGTCTTCACCCCCTCATCTGCCTAGCTGCAGCAACCTCGCACCCGAGCTTAGATGAATTAGAGTTCGCCAACACCTTGCTTAACGGTGAACTAGAATGCTTCACGCTAGACGGGTTTAACGTGCCTAAAGAAGCCGAGGTTGTCATGAAGGGTAGACTTCTTCACTTGGAAGAAGCTGATGAGGGACCGTTTGTAGACTTGACCGGGACTTGGGATGCTGTGAGGAAGCAGCCAATACTTGAAGTTGATGAGCTATACCATCGAAGTGAACCTATATGGCAAGTCATTTTACCAGGTGGTGTAGAGCATCGCCTACTTATGGGTGTGCCCCAAGAGCCACGCATACTTGCGTTTGTGGAGAATGCCGTCCCCTCAGTGCAGAATGTTGTGCTTTCCGAAGGCGGGTGTGGTTGGCTACATGCCGTTGTTTCTATTAAGAAGATGGTTGAAGGGGATGGTAAGAACGCTGGGTTAGCTGCTCTCGCCGCGCATCCTAGCCTTAAGATGGTCATTGTGGTGGATGATGACATCGACATATACGATCCTTTGGATGTTGAGTGGGCTCTAGCTACGAGGTTTCAGCCTGATAGAGGTCTTGTGGTATTAAGTGGGGTTAGAGGTTCTTCTCTTGATCCTTCAAGTAATAAGTCGGGCGTAACATCAAAGTGGTTGATCGATGCTACACTACCTTTGGATGCTGATAGAGAACGCTTCCGTAAGGTTCGGGAGTAG
- a CDS encoding DUF521 domain-containing protein, whose translation MYLTSEQEAILKGEEGWAKKKCLEIIVGLGEMYGADRLIPVASTQISGVSYKTLGEYGLQWVESLAPAKAVVPSTLNPAGMDLCCWLEMGVPEDFAEKQMRVIRAYERLGVITLCSCTPYLAGFAPRFGEHVAWSESSAVCFVNSFLGARTNREGGPSALASAITGLTANYGLHLDENRKPTAVVKLSAKLGGLSDYSALGYLLGKMMQQTIPYLRGLPSLSVDEAKALSAAAAASGNLALFHAEGFTPESRAYVGEVGERFHVDDRDLKRVYEELSTIRSGKIDLVAIGCPHASLVELEAAAALLKGKKISPTTKLWFFASLPVKVLAERLGFVDVIERAGGKVFTDCCMIVAPLEQMGFTAMAVNSAKAAVYAPTASKIDVVFTTFEKCVDIALEGRLV comes from the coding sequence TTGTATCTTACGAGTGAGCAAGAAGCCATCCTTAAAGGCGAAGAAGGTTGGGCTAAGAAGAAGTGCTTAGAGATCATAGTCGGGTTAGGTGAAATGTACGGCGCAGACCGCCTCATACCAGTAGCCTCGACCCAGATATCGGGTGTCAGTTATAAGACGCTAGGCGAGTACGGGCTACAATGGGTTGAGTCACTGGCGCCAGCTAAAGCGGTTGTGCCAAGCACGTTAAATCCAGCTGGCATGGACCTTTGCTGCTGGTTGGAGATGGGTGTGCCTGAAGACTTTGCCGAGAAGCAGATGAGGGTGATAAGAGCGTATGAGCGGTTGGGTGTCATCACTCTATGTAGCTGCACGCCCTACTTAGCTGGTTTTGCTCCAAGGTTCGGGGAGCACGTGGCTTGGTCAGAGTCTTCGGCTGTCTGCTTTGTAAACTCCTTTTTAGGCGCTCGCACCAACAGAGAAGGAGGTCCTTCTGCTTTAGCCTCGGCGATAACGGGTCTGACAGCGAATTACGGTCTCCACCTCGATGAGAACCGTAAGCCCACCGCTGTCGTCAAGCTCTCCGCTAAGCTAGGGGGGTTAAGTGACTACAGCGCTTTAGGTTACTTGTTGGGTAAGATGATGCAGCAAACTATCCCCTACTTGAGAGGCCTACCTTCCCTTAGTGTGGACGAAGCTAAGGCTCTTTCAGCAGCAGCCGCCGCGTCAGGTAATCTGGCGCTTTTCCACGCGGAAGGCTTCACACCAGAGTCTAGAGCATATGTTGGAGAGGTTGGTGAGCGTTTCCATGTAGATGATAGAGATCTTAAGAGGGTCTATGAGGAGTTATCAACTATACGTTCTGGTAAGATCGATCTTGTTGCAATAGGCTGCCCTCACGCGTCTCTTGTCGAGTTGGAGGCTGCTGCCGCTTTGTTAAAAGGTAAGAAGATCTCACCTACCACCAAACTCTGGTTCTTCGCTTCTCTACCAGTTAAGGTGCTCGCTGAGAGGTTAGGTTTCGTGGATGTGATAGAGAGGGCTGGCGGTAAGGTGTTCACAGACTGCTGCATGATCGTAGCACCACTTGAGCAGATGGGTTTCACTGCAATGGCCGTAAATTCGGCGAAGGCAGCAGTCTATGCGCCAACAGCCTCGAAGATTGACGTGGTCTTTACCACTTTTGAGAAGTGTGTTGATATAGCGCTTGAGGGTAGGTTGGTTTGA
- a CDS encoding DUF126 domain-containing protein, which produces MRVISCRKISPGRAEGLALFSPAPISFFGTIDPTTSEVIEKSHPLYGQRIADKILIYPAGRGSTVGSYILYGLSKRGLAPRAIIMKEAEPIVAVGAIMSDIPLVDRPESFDFKSGLHIIVDADRGKIIIP; this is translated from the coding sequence TTGAGGGTTATTAGTTGTAGAAAGATATCGCCTGGTAGAGCAGAAGGATTAGCACTCTTTTCACCAGCACCAATTAGCTTCTTCGGCACAATAGATCCTACGACAAGCGAAGTCATCGAAAAGAGCCACCCCCTCTATGGGCAGAGGATAGCAGATAAGATACTCATCTACCCAGCTGGAAGAGGATCTACGGTCGGCTCCTACATACTCTACGGGCTCAGCAAAAGAGGGCTGGCACCTAGGGCGATCATCATGAAGGAAGCCGAGCCGATCGTAGCGGTAGGCGCAATTATGTCTGATATCCCACTCGTTGATAGGCCTGAGTCCTTTGACTTCAAAAGCGGCTTGCACATTATAGTGGATGCGGATAGAGGTAAGATCATCATCCCCTAG